From Lucilia cuprina isolate Lc7/37 chromosome 4, ASM2204524v1, whole genome shotgun sequence:
ATAAGTATGTCACCACAAATAAAAAGAGTACCCGAAACTTTTGTTACTCAACCAATACGCGTTTTTGCTATATCTACTAATTCGCCCGATTGTATGCTTTCTGAAGCTATGCTAATGGCTGCAAAAGGTTTAACTTTACAGTTACTACCCGCTACAAGTTCAACAATAAGCACCGATTCTAAAACTCAATTACCCTGTGGTTTATTTGATGAGCAGCGCAAAATAATGGATGTTGTAATTGCATCAGTTTTCACTGGTTCTTTAAGCGAGCTGGGTCTTAAACTGTGGCACGAACGCATACCAGAAGGTAGCTCGGTTATTGTCTCACATGTTCTCACCTACAAGGAGATATATATTGCTTCGCAATTAAGCAGCGAGTATCCCAAGATACTAACATCAGAGTACGCGAAATGTGCACCTTTTGCAACAAATGAACCTATTGACAAAAACGACGTCGTCATATATTGTCAAAATGAAGGACAACTGACAACGCAATGTTGTAGAGGACAGGTAACTTTACTTTTTACACTTAATTCCCTTAATAGATAggtattataattattttttatttcgttttattgCTAATAAATTATTAGATCATTAGTTCTGAGGGTGGTAACGAATTTAAGGTTATTGATATTGATAGCGGTTTGGAACAAATGGTTTCACGTCGTTATCTTCGAAAGCCCACGCTACTTGTCTGTTCTTTGCCAGTGCGTTGTTACCGCGTGGTGCTTATGTTCTTGGAAAGCATACCAACTCCCATAGCAAACAACAAAGCTTTAGAAGCTCTCGAAACATGCATGCAAAATGCTGTCGAATTTGATGTTACCTACAGCGATAATAACATTAATACCGTAGACTTGCTCTTTCGTACCAAAGAAAAGCAATCGCTGTGTAAAAAATTATTGCCAATGGTATTTGAACCAGCTACGAAACAAACCCAGATTGCACCAATTTCTACACTATCCGAACACATATCATATCCATTGTCACCACCCAACACTCCACTTGCATGTCAGCCTCCCGCTACGTTTCCACTGCAAAATAACTCTGCAAAAATGCCAGAAGTATTGACTTCTTCTGTGGTTGCCAAAACTAACGAAGTATTTACAATTGATGACTTGGATGTTATACCAATTGTATGTGGCGATAATGTTCCATTGTATGTTCTGGATCCCACTACCATACTTAATTTAGAAAGTCCATATATTACGGCAGCGGATTACAACAATAaagaatttttggcaaaaatggaacaacatttaaaaaatgtcgCTGACTATTGCAAAAGTGATAAGGCACCAAAAAATGGTTATGCTCCCAAGTAAgttatttttaacttattttctttttgatatcactttccatttttttaataggaaaatGGAAATTTGTTTATCCGTTTTTGCGGAAGATGGTGAATGGTATCGTGCCATGTGTATTGATCATAAACCGAATGATGTCTATGTTGTCATGTTTTTGGATTACGGGAACATATCAAAAGTTAACAAGATGGACATTATGCCCATGACTTCAGATCTAATGTTTCCATCAAATGCTAATATGGTTTATATAGACGGTAAGACATTGGAATAAttgttgtatataattttatatacatttatattttataggtATTACTACTAAAGAACAAGGCGTAGCATTTATAAAGAATATTCAAAAGAATCCTATTATTCATGCCAAAGTTAGCAAGCTAGATGATGCAGATGCTTATATGGCAAGAATATGTACTTAATTGTCCATCTTTATTTTAAGAATTGGTGGTATCGTATTAATACTATTCTTTGTTTGAATGACCCTGGAGGCCATTCATTATTG
This genomic window contains:
- the LOC111690530 gene encoding uncharacterized protein LOC111690530 encodes the protein MDEVLCSKCGQGAQFKCERCLEPYCSSQCQVNDWQDHKSKCYKFPNLVPINMLKSVSSNLHLDKALNSQRRSFGSTHNLNESRRSSTPINGNKAKPKKLLNDDDFNMVPKATAAASAVSVVKPINERPSTWRVAFPPSEGFFDAMVQFKEEVECAKRIVWVTDIKYYSSLRKLLAEINRSINQKCPCSPDDIYEGALVAAPLDQMLYRAEILENSPEVQKATVRLIDYGNEVRVPYTQLFAPIPIMCNLNAYAFRICLPKDYGPLEIESIVTIRIVGEKQPDNYYNVECKLKSVPLHLPIELLNKEPILKVVKCFTDGRHALLRLCNGGGVDDQEFDNILNSPQSISFEFESLPKVGAFVAARTQNSWKRARLLGFYEKQHQYLVYTIDEGVISMSPQIKRVPETFVTQPIRVFAISTNSPDCMLSEAMLMAAKGLTLQLLPATSSTISTDSKTQLPCGLFDEQRKIMDVVIASVFTGSLSELGLKLWHERIPEGSSVIVSHVLTYKEIYIASQLSSEYPKILTSEYAKCAPFATNEPIDKNDVVIYCQNEGQLTTQCCRGQIISSEGGNEFKVIDIDSGLEQMVSRRYLRKPTLLVCSLPVRCYRVVLMFLESIPTPIANNKALEALETCMQNAVEFDVTYSDNNINTVDLLFRTKEKQSLCKKLLPMVFEPATKQTQIAPISTLSEHISYPLSPPNTPLACQPPATFPLQNNSAKMPEVLTSSVVAKTNEVFTIDDLDVIPIVCGDNVPLYVLDPTTILNLESPYITAADYNNKEFLAKMEQHLKNVADYCKSDKAPKNGYAPKKMEICLSVFAEDGEWYRAMCIDHKPNDVYVVMFLDYGNISKVNKMDIMPMTSDLMFPSNANMVYIDGITTKEQGVAFIKNIQKNPIIHAKVSKLDDADAYMARICT